From the genome of Frateuria soli:
AAGCGCGCGCCCACGCCCGAGCAGATCGACGACCTGATCTTCGCCTGGAAGGTGGCCAAGTTCGTCAAGTCCAACGCCATCGTCTACGCCAGGCATCGCCAGACAATAGGCATCGGCGCCGGCCAGATGAGTCGCGTGTACAGCGCGAAGATCGCCGGCATCAAGGCGGCCGACGAGAAGCTCGAGGTGCGCGGCTCGGTGATGGCATCCGATGCCTTCTTCCCGTTCCGGGACGGCATCGATGCCGCGGCCGAGGCGGGCATCGCCGCGGTGATCCAGCCGGGCGGCTCGATGCGCGACGCCGAGGTGATCGCGGCGGCCGACGAGCACGACATGGCGATGGTGTTCACCGGCATGCGCCACTTCCGCCACTGAGCCGATGCCCCCCTTTCCCGCCGGGGGAGGGGGCGAGCGGTTGACCGGGCGCGCTTGCGGACACACCGCACCCACCCGTCGCCGCACGCCACCTTCTCCGAAGGACAAGGGGCCTGCAGTCACTGCACGAAGCGCTGCACCAGGCGCCGCCACTCCTGCTCCGGCGGATCGTTGCAGAACGGAACGCCCGCGCGCCCGTACCAGTAGCGGGCGTTGTCCAGATCGCCTTCGAGCCGATGCACGTGCGCGTGGATCGCGGCGGCACCGGCGTCCTCCAGCAACTGCACCAGGTGGTGCGCGCGCTCCGGCTCGCCGTGGCCCAGCCACCACAGCGCCTGCAGGTGGTCGGACAGGCCGGCGGGCGGTGTACCGCCGGCGAGCGACGCTTCGAAACGGGCCTGATCCATACGGCTGCCGATTGTGCGCCCTCACGGCGCCTTGTGGTGTGCATTGCGAGGCTTCCGCCGAACGCGGAGTGCCCCAGCCATGACCTACGAGCTCTACTACTGGACCGGCATCCAGGGACGCGGCGAATTCGTCCGCCTCGCGCTGGAAGACGCCGGCGCGGACTACGTCGACGTCGCCCGCAACCGTGGCGACGCTGTGATGGATCCTTTCCTCACCGGCGACAGCACCGAAGACGCGCTGCCCTTCGCCCCGCCCTTCCTGCGCGCCGGCCACCTGCTGATCGCGCAGACCGCCGCCATCCTGGCCTACCTGGGCCAGCACCTGGGGCTGGTGCCCGAGGGCGAGGCGCGGCGTATCTACGCCAACCAGCTGCAGCTGACCATCGCCGACCTGGTCGCCGAGATCCACGACAGCCATCACCCCATCGCCGCCAGCCTCTATTACGAGGACCAGCGGGCGGAGGCCGGGCGCCGCGCCGCCGACCTGCGCAAGCACCGGCTGCCGAAGTACCTGGGTTACTTCGAACAGGTGCTGGCGCGCGCGGATGGCCGCCACGCGCTGGGCGAACACTCCTACGTCGATCTGTCGCTGTTCCAGCTGATGGCCGGCCTGGACTACGCCTTCCCCAACGCCATGCGCCGGCTGAGCAAGCACACCCGGCGGCTGCGCGCGCTGGCCGGGGAAATCGAGCAGCGCCCCCGCATCGCCGCCTACCTCGCCTCGCCGCGACGCCTGGCGTTCAACGAGCAGGGCATCTTCCGCCACTACCCCGAACTGGACGATCCGGCCTGACGCCTTCTGCAGGAGCGCACCCGTGCGCGACCGCGCGGCAACGGTGCGCATGGCGGTAACGCACAGGTGCGCTCCTGCAAGTTTTCGGCGACGGTCAGAACAGCGCGATGACGATCGCGCCGGCGACGATCAGCGCGCCGCCCACCAGCAGCGGCAGGCTCGGCTTCTCGCCCAGGAACACCAGCCCCAGCACGATGACCATCGCCACGCTGAGCTTGTCGATCGGCGCCACCTTGCTCACCGGCCCGAGCTGCAGCGCGCGGTAGTAGCACAGCCAGGAGAGGCCGGTGGCGATGCCGGAGAGCACCAGGAACACCCAGCTGTGCCATGGCAGCCCCGCCGGACGCGCCCACTCGCCGCGCAGGCTCAGAATGCCGGCGGTGACCGCAAGGATCACCAGCGTGCGGAT
Proteins encoded in this window:
- a CDS encoding glutathione S-transferase; translated protein: MTYELYYWTGIQGRGEFVRLALEDAGADYVDVARNRGDAVMDPFLTGDSTEDALPFAPPFLRAGHLLIAQTAAILAYLGQHLGLVPEGEARRIYANQLQLTIADLVAEIHDSHHPIAASLYYEDQRAEAGRRAADLRKHRLPKYLGYFEQVLARADGRHALGEHSYVDLSLFQLMAGLDYAFPNAMRRLSKHTRRLRALAGEIEQRPRIAAYLASPRRLAFNEQGIFRHYPELDDPA
- a CDS encoding EamA family transporter translates to MDLRQSWLLFALGSAFFAALTALFGKLGVAGINSNLATFIRTLVILAVTAGILSLRGEWARPAGLPWHSWVFLVLSGIATGLSWLCYYRALQLGPVSKVAPIDKLSVAMVIVLGLVFLGEKPSLPLLVGGALIVAGAIVIALF